The Candidatus Thermoplasmatota archaeon DNA window AATCTTGCTTAATGAAAGAGAATTTAAAGAAAAATATCTAAAAGGGGATGATTTTGTAATTTCAGCTTTATTATTCGGAAAGATAATTTATGATGAAAATATATTTATAAAATTCTTTGAAAGTCCTCCTCCAATTTTCTCTCAGGAAATTATTCAGGAAAAAATAAAGTATTGTGAAAAATTAGAAGAAAGGGTTTATACTTTATTAAGAATTGATAAAAAAAAGGCAAAAGAAGAATTGCTTTATCTTGCTCTACAGACTGCGAGAATAATTTTGCTTAAAAATAAAATTGCTCCAAAGACAAAATATGATATTGCAGAGCAAGTCAATCAATTTGATAAAAATTTGGCTAAAATAATCAGAGAATTAATCAAAAAGAAAAAATTGAGTAAAGAGGAAATGATAGATCATATCAAAACATGTATGGAAATAGTAAGATAGTATTTGTGCTAAATGAGAGAGAAAACAATAAAATCCTCGAATTTTGGACGACTGTTGATACGTAAGCGTTCTTTAGGTTTTGTTTCGATGGATAAAAAGTCACACATCGAAAATTTTAAAATAAAAATTGCATTATAATTTTGAGATAAAACATGCGAGCAAAAAAATTAGCCATGCTTTTTTTATTGGCTGTTAGTTTGGTAACGGCGTCTATTCTCATTACTGGAATGAAGGAGTTGGAAATAATGGAAGCAAAAGCATCGCCAGATGGAGGAAATACCTTTTATGTTGGTGGCTCTGGACCAAATAATTACAGCAAAATTCAGGATGCAATAGATAATGCACAAGATGGAGATACAATTTTTGTCTACAGTGGAACGTATTATGAAAATGTAGTTGTTGACAAAAGAATAAATCTAATGGGGGAAGATAGAGATACAACAATCATTGATGGTGATTATAATGATAATTGCATTTTTATATCCGCTAACAATGTTTGTATCAACAGATTTATGATACGAAACAGTACCAATGGCATATATGCAAAGTCATCATCCAATATAATCATTAGTGCCAATATTATTGAAAATTGTTTCCAAACCCGGCGTTCTGGCATTAGGATAGTATCCAGTAGTGCGGCAATATATAACAACATAATAAGAAATAATTATAGAGGCATATTTATCCAGTCTAACTCTAATGCTACATGCTATAATAATACTGTAGTATACAATAGAGGTGATTGGCCTGGTGATACGGAAACAGGTAATGGTATCTATGTCGAAAATTCAGTGGCGAAAATATACGATAATAACATATCCTACAATAGGCCTCATGCTACCCTAATAAAATATAAATCACCTGTTGAAATCTATAATAACATAATGGATAGCAATTATGAGGATGCAGTTGATTACGAACACTGTACAAATGGTGGCGTTGTGCACAATAATACTATAACTAATAGTCCTGCTACGGGAATATTGGTAGAGTATGATTCGTGGAATTCTTATATTACACTGAGAGATAACTTCATCTCCAATTGCGGTACTGACAGTGGTTGGGGGAGTGGTATCGCATTGCAGGATTGCACTGAGGTATTCGTCATAAACAACACCGTGACAAACTGTAGAGAAGCAGGTGTTGATCTGTGGAGAGTCTTCGATATAGCGGTTACCAATAACGAATTGACCAATAACGCCCAAGGAATTTATTTAAGGAACTCAAACAATAGCACGGTAACTGGAAACATTGCCTACTCAAATGATATATATGGTATTCAGATAGATGTTTCAAACAACAATATTTTAATAAACAACAGAGTAGCTTCGAATAACCATGGGATACATATCACAGAGTCTTCAAAGTACAACCAGGTTATAAATTGTACAGTTTACAACAATTCTGGGAATGGCATCCGTATTAGGGCTGGATCTGATAACAATATCATCTATCGCAACGACTTTGTAGATAATACTCAAAATGCCTATGATGAATGTAATAACACTTGGGACAATGGTTATCCATCTGGCGGAA harbors:
- a CDS encoding nucleotidyltransferase domain-containing protein; protein product: MIIERESEIKVLRNFYNNPFDYFSIAEISEKTRLSRNWVYKIIDKFERFNILDKFGKKYKLDFTNLFCKRLKLLFDSEYLCSLNQETRRKIFDITNRIIFEIQPISIVLVGSVALNKQKKESDVDFFVISNKKREIPYFENCNVILLNEREFKEKYLKGDDFVISALLFGKIIYDENIFIKFFESPPPIFSQEIIQEKIKYCEKLEERVYTLLRIDKKKAKEELLYLALQTARIILLKNKIAPKTKYDIAEQVNQFDKNLAKIIRELIKKKKLSKEEMIDHIKTCMEIVR
- a CDS encoding NosD domain-containing protein, with product MRAKKLAMLFLLAVSLVTASILITGMKELEIMEAKASPDGGNTFYVGGSGPNNYSKIQDAIDNAQDGDTIFVYSGTYYENVVVDKRINLMGEDRDTTIIDGDYNDNCIFISANNVCINRFMIRNSTNGIYAKSSSNIIISANIIENCFQTRRSGIRIVSSSAAIYNNIIRNNYRGIFIQSNSNATCYNNTVVYNRGDWPGDTETGNGIYVENSVAKIYDNNISYNRPHATLIKYKSPVEIYNNIMDSNYEDAVDYEHCTNGGVVHNNTITNSPATGILVEYDSWNSYITLRDNFISNCGTDSGWGSGIALQDCTEVFVINNTVTNCREAGVDLWRVFDIAVTNNELTNNAQGIYLRNSNNSTVTGNIAYSNDIYGIQIDVSNNNILINNRVASNNHGIHITESSKYNQVINCTVYNNSGNGIRIRAGSDNNIIYRNDFVDNTQNAYDECNNTWDNGYPSGGNYWSDFDEPNEGAYDNDIDGIVDVPYNIPGGNNRDRYPLMNPLTFDNTPPSVEILCPQNYLYIFDRKIIPIRNTIIVCKITIVVDASDETSGMTRVEFYVDDELEETIVEEPYQWLWDEVIFGRHTIKIIAYDKAGNEATDEQEIWIFNI